One Lycium barbarum isolate Lr01 chromosome 5, ASM1917538v2, whole genome shotgun sequence genomic window carries:
- the LOC132640297 gene encoding DNA-directed RNA polymerases II and IV subunit 5A-like isoform X2 — translation MEMLADRGYLVGEFEINMSKHQFLQKYGENMKREDLVIQKAKRNNSSEQIYVFFPEEAKVGVKTIRPYAERMKTDVLQAILVVQQNLTPRARDLINEVSTKFHLEFFQTLGSPRRKLGLA, via the exons ATGGAAATGTTGGCCGATAGGGGCTACCTTGTTGGAGAGTTTGAGATAAACATGTCAAAACATCAGTTCCTTCAGAAGTACGGCGAGAACATGAAGAGAGAAGACCTTGTAATTCAGAAAGCCAAGCGCAACAACAGTTCTGAACAG ATATATGTGTTCTTTCCGGAGGAGGCAAAGGTCGGTGTTAAGACAATAAGACCTTATGCAGAGCGCATGAAAACAGATGTCTTACAAGCAATTCTAGTTGTACAACAAAATTTGACTCCCAGAGCTCGCgatttaataaatgaagtatcTACAAAGTTCCACTTAGAGTTTTTCCAG
- the LOC132640297 gene encoding DNA-directed RNA polymerases II and IV subunit 5A-like isoform X3: MEMLADRGYLVGEFEINMSKHQFLQKYGENMKREDLVIQKAKRNNSSEQIYVFFPEEAKVGVKTIRPYAERMKTDVLQAILVVQQNLTPRARDLINEVSTKFHLEFFQV; this comes from the exons ATGGAAATGTTGGCCGATAGGGGCTACCTTGTTGGAGAGTTTGAGATAAACATGTCAAAACATCAGTTCCTTCAGAAGTACGGCGAGAACATGAAGAGAGAAGACCTTGTAATTCAGAAAGCCAAGCGCAACAACAGTTCTGAACAG ATATATGTGTTCTTTCCGGAGGAGGCAAAGGTCGGTGTTAAGACAATAAGACCTTATGCAGAGCGCATGAAAACAGATGTCTTACAAGCAATTCTAGTTGTACAACAAAATTTGACTCCCAGAGCTCGCgatttaataaatgaagtatcTACAAAGTTCCACTTAGAGTTTTTCCAG
- the LOC132640297 gene encoding DNA-directed RNA polymerases II and IV subunit 5A-like isoform X1 codes for MEMLADRGYLVGEFEINMSKHQFLQKYGENMKREDLVIQKAKRNNSSEQIYVFFPEEAKVGVKTIRPYAERMKTDVLQAILVVQQNLTPRARDLINEVSTKFHLEFFQLPRILITDPVARYYGLKRGQVVKIIRPSETAGRYVILTICGLG; via the exons ATGGAAATGTTGGCCGATAGGGGCTACCTTGTTGGAGAGTTTGAGATAAACATGTCAAAACATCAGTTCCTTCAGAAGTACGGCGAGAACATGAAGAGAGAAGACCTTGTAATTCAGAAAGCCAAGCGCAACAACAGTTCTGAACAG ATATATGTGTTCTTTCCGGAGGAGGCAAAGGTCGGTGTTAAGACAATAAGACCTTATGCAGAGCGCATGAAAACAGATGTCTTACAAGCAATTCTAGTTGTACAACAAAATTTGACTCCCAGAGCTCGCgatttaataaatgaagtatcTACAAAGTTCCACTTAGAGTTTTTCCAG CTTCCTCGAATTTTGATCACTGATCCAGTTGCTAGATATTATGGTCTAAAACGTGGCCAAGTCGTGAAAATTATCAGACCAAGTGAGACTGCAGGCCGTTATGTGATTTTAACGATATGTGGTTTGGGCTAG